The region ACATGATAAATCAGATGTTAACACACAATATACTCCTTCTCCATTTGTTAAAGTAGATGTTGTAAATGTATTTGTTGTTTCACCAGATAAAACGCCACCTTCGTACCATTTATAAGTTGGACTTGTTCCTCCATTAGTTGGAGTTGCTGTAAAGGTTACACTAGTTCCTTCACAAATAGCTGTGCTTGGACTTGCTGAGATACTGACACTTACATTAACTTTTGTATCATTTGTTAATGTTGCAAGATTAGATGTTAAAGAAGTAACCCCACTTTCAACAACATAACCTTTATAATCACCAGAAGCTAATCCTGTAAAAGTATGACTGTTTGTTGTGCCAGTCCAGTTAGCTACAGGAGTACCTGTTCCTGTTATTAAATAATATGTTTGATTTGTAGATTTTGTAGAGGTTAGTGTTACAGAACCACTTTCACAACCAGGAGTTGCTGTTGCTGTTACAATAGTTCCTGTAAAATCATATGTAAATTCTGGGTGAATTACCCAAGAAGTTGAAAGGTCCAAAATATCTAATGTTGACACCCATGTTCCAGGGCTTGTTGTTCCTAAAGATATAAATGCGGTACTATAATCAATGTCTCTTTTCGCTCCAACTGTACAAAACTGGTGGTTATCATAATTATGAGTTGCATCGTAATTTAGCGAATAACCAATAAAGAAAGGTCCTGAAACAGCAACATCTGCCATTGAAATAAAATTCCATGCCTCTTCAGTAAAAGAAGTTATTGTTATAACAGAATCCCAAAGAACTGTTCCTGGAGAGCCTGTAGAACCATCCCAAATATACCAAGTAACATTTTTACCTGTTCCTTTAGCTTTATAGCAATAAAATTGAATACCCGAAATTTTTCCTGCATATTGGTTATCATAATATTCTGCATATTGGAAAAATTTTGTTGTTCCGCTTGCTGCATGACCTGGAATAAGCCCATTAGTAAGCCCCCAAGCAGTTAATCTATCACCAGGATAAAGGTTTGTACAAGTGTCTTTTCCGCCAACAACAACAAAATCAGGAATTGTATAAGTATCTGTTCCATGTGCATTTGTTGCAGTTAAAGATGCTGCATATTTCCCAGGTGATGAATATGTTATATCTACGGGTATTTTTCCTGAAAAAGTAGATGGACTTCCTCCTGTAAAAGCCCAATTCCAAGCTGTTGGAACACGAGAACTCATTTCTTCATAAGCAACTGTACCTCCAATAGGAATAAATGGTCTTAAATCTATATTACGTAAATTTCCTTGTCCATAAAAATCAGCAATAGGAGCGCGCCCTATTACGTTTACATAATTTGTTTTTGTTTTAGAACTACTTCCTGCAGGATTAGCTGCTGTTAATGAAACATCATATACGCCTTGCACATTATATTGTACATCTGGATTTTGAACATATGATTCTGTCGGAATACCTGATGGATTTGACCATTTCCATAAAGTTGGGTTATTTGTTGACAAATCAAATAAGCTTAGTTTTTCTCCTTCATAAACATCAACCTGTGTTGGTTGTAAAAGTTTAGATAAAACACCAACATCATCTAAATTAATTCTAAACACATCACTTGAATTAAAATGCCTGAATGCTATATATACAGTTGAATTGCCCTTATATGCATTAAGAGATATTTTTCTTGCTTCATATTCTTGCATCCCAGAGGGCAATGTTTCTTCAAAAAGTAATGTGAAATTTGCTGGATTTGTTCCAGTTGTTGACACATAAACACCATAGTGTTCTTGAGAATATGATGGATCTTGACCTATTACATAATATTTAAGATCATAACTATCTGACGTATTGCTAAGGTCAATGGCTGGTGTAATTAACCAGTTATTTGGTGTTAATGCCCCAACATCCTTTAGCCAAGATGCTGAAACTATTGCTCCTTTTCCACTATGTGTTTTTGAAGCACCACTTGTATCAACAAACCAATTATATCCATCTCCATCTACATCATTTGTTGTCCAGCCCGCAGGTATTACTCCTCCCTCAAATCCCTCGAAGAACATATATGCCTCTACTCCAAAATTAGCAACAGGAGCAACATATGGATCTATTGTTATTCTTATATTTGGGCGGTTAGCATTTATTGTACCATTTCCTGTAGGTGCTGTATTTCCAGCCCACTGTTGGTGAGCTCCTGTTTTTGCTGTATATCTACAATTACTTGAGCCGGTTGATGTTGCATCTACAACCACTACTACAAGCAAATTTTTTGCACTATTATATTCAAATGGTGTTTGTAAAGTATGAGTAAACCATGTTCCCCCAGGAGTTGGTTTAAATGTTCCATCTAATACCAATGTTGCATTTGCTGTAATTGCATCAACTGTTTCAGCTGTTGAAAAAGTAGAATAATCTACTTCTTTCATATAAATTTTTATTTTACGGCTATCTGATTTTGATGATGTAGGATAATATGCAATTTGTTTGATAATTCCAGACCCTCCAATTTCATCACCCGTATATATTGAAGCACTTCTAACAGATTTATACAAAAATGCTGACCCATAAGGGAAATTAGCCGCTGTTGAAGTTCCTCCCCCAATTGTTTTAGGGCTTGTTGGCGGAGTATATCCTGTTACGGTAATATAAGCTGTTTTTGTTTCAGTATCTTGCCCATATTTATTTTTTGCTGTTAAAGAAACTGTGTATGTTCCTGGGTTAGCCCAAACACATGTGGGGTTTCTTTGTGTGGAAGAAGAAGGGAATCCATTTGCAAAAGTCCAAGACCATTCTTGAGGTAAATTAGTTGATCGATCATTAAACTGTACTGCTTGCCCTGCAGCAACATTTATTGGTGTCGCAGTAAAATCAGCTACAGGAGGAGCAGAAACGGCGTTCGGATCCATTCCGTCTAATGTTGTTGGATTAGTTCCAGCTGGGTCAAGCCAATGTTTTAACTCATAAGCATTACCTGTTCCATTCACAGCACTCTGCCAATGAACACTAAACTTTCCATATACATCTCCGGAAGGATTAGAGCAATCTGAAGATCCACCTGTAAGAGTACCAATAACTCTTCCTGCATTATTAAACAAAGGTGAACCAGAAGATCCACCTTCTGTTACTCCTTGTCCATTTGGTGTTGCTGCCCAAGAAGGAAATCTCCAATGTCCATTAGTAGCTCCGCCACTCCAAGTTGTGCTGTAAGTTGTTCCTGTAAAAGTAGAAATCTTTTTTGCATCTCCGCTAGGATGGTGAATACTAACACCTCCTGTTGTTGTATTACCAGATTTGTCCCATCCGTTATAATAAGGATTCCATGCTAAATTTGGCGTTGAATTCAACTCTACCAACTGCATATCAGTTCCTCCACTAATGCTTCCTTCAGCACGTTTCACACACCCTGTTATCATATTATTGGGCGGGGTTCCGGTGTTAGCACATCCAGGACGCTCATAGTTAAAATAAAACTGCCATACATTATGATCTGCAGCAGAAGCTGTTGCTCCACAATGATAAGCTGTTAAAAAATATGGAGTTCCATCTTCAAGAGTATTATTTACTAATGTCCCAGAACAATAATACCAAGTTGTTCCTTCTCTAAAAAAAATACGAGCAACACCTCTTTTTTCTTCTTGCCAATTATCTCCCTCTGGAATACAGTTTATATTTACTTGACAAGAACCAGCTTCTCCTAGATCTTTTGCTCTGGTATTAACTTTATCATTATAAACATAAATTAATTCACCAACGCGAAGCACACCTTTTGGTGAAAATTTAACATCTTTTTTATTTTGCTCTGGGTGTTTTGTACTTTGAATTTTTTCTTTTCCTAAAGTTATAGGAATTTGATTGTTTTTAATCGCACCAGAAAAATCTGCTTTTTCGATGTATTCAATAGTAATGGAGCTTCCAGGAATTAAATGAGTACTAAAAACATTGTTTGGATTATTGTTTTCAGAAGTAAAAGCTCCAATAATAAATGATTTATCTTCGTTATAAAGATAAAGCTCTGCTCCTTCTGGAAGAAGAAACATATCAAAGACAACGCCTAATGAAACAGCAGATGGAGCTTCTAGCTTCAATCGCCATAACATTCGCCCGTCTGGCAACTGCGTCCATTCTCCATCATTGTCTATTGATTTTACTACTGGGAGAGAAAAACCTGCCCTAAGAGGCAAGTTTTGGCTTAATGCTAATTGGTCTTCTGCCTTTACTGTTTTCCAGTCAATTTTATCAGTAGATACTACTGTTGGTTTAATGTCTGGAAGACTTAAATTCAAAGATGCGGGCAATCCTTGACGGCTTGGTTGCGCATAAACTATTGTTGCAAGTAAAAATAAAAAACAAGCAACACATGTTTGTAAAAATCTTTTTTGCATAGGGGTTTATTTTATATTATACAACAAAACTTGGTAAACTATAAAGATAATGCATTATTTATTAAAAAACAAGAACTTTTTATTTTTTAGACCAATTATTCGTTTTTATCGGCAAAACGCTCATTTTTATCGGCAAATTTTTGCTTTTCTTTTTTTAAAAATCTTTATATTTGCATATGCAAATATAAAACTATAATATTAATGTTATTAGTTATAAAAAAGTATGGTTTTTTATTATTTACACTATTATTATGTTTTAATTCTTTAGGACAAACTAATAATAAAACAATAGAAAACACAAAAGAAACTGAAAAAAGCTATGACAGTATTTTATTAAGCTATGACAGTGTTTTGTTAAAGGATAAAACCTTTAATGGAAAAATAAAAGATTTTGATGACAGCAGCCAAGATGCTTACACACAACAATTAAAACAAATAAACAGTATTTATTTTAACTCGCAAGATTACCAAAAAGCGATAAACACATATATTCGCTCAATAATAATACAAAGAACTAATTACGACAAAGGTTCGTTTTCATTTTCACATTTAGGTTGGCATTTAATTGAAGTTGGGAATTCTTTATTTAGACTTAATGATTATCGTTTAGCAGAATATCCATTTCAATTAGCATTAAAAGCTTTTTCTTTTGAGCAAAACAAAGCCGGATATGAGGGTGTTGTTACTTCTTTAAACAATATCGGACTTTGCCGACTTTCTTTAAATAACCCTAGAGGAGCCTTATCTGTGTTTACTCGTACAAACACTTTATCAAATATATTAGGCGAATCTCAGCGTATGTTTATTTCGAAAGTATATATGAGCATGTGCTATACAGAGATGGGCAATTATTCTTTAAGCATAAGTTTACTCACAGACTCATCAAATATAAAACTTGTAGAAAAAGACTGCGCCTTAGACTTATTCAGATTACAACATCTTGGGAAAAACTATATGGCAGAAGGTAAAACAGAGTTTGCTCTAAATACTTACAAATACATTGCCAATGTAGATGCAAAGCCAGAAACTTTTATAAACATTTGTGACGCATGTTTAACACTATCGAAATATTATTATTCAATAAAAGATTTTAGCTCCGCAAAAGCCTATGGACATAGGGCAGAATCTATTTTAAACTCATTTTACGACCTAAATTTACAAACAAAATTTGACAAAATTCTTTACAAAATATATAAAGACGAAAATAATTTTCAAAAAGCATTAAAATATTTTGAATCTTTTAATGAAAATAATAATTATTTAAACACTATAAAAATTCATGAATTTATTAAAGATTACAATAAAAAAATAGAAAAAATTGCTATTAGTAATGAAATAGAAAAAATTGATGGAGACAGAAAAAGAGCAGAGTCTGAAAAAGCAAATCAACAGCGTTTATCTTTTTTTATGATTATTATTACTATACTTATATTGGTAATAATATTTACAGGGAAAGGGTTTGAACCAAAAATTCAGCTTATAAAAGATTTTTTTGAGAAAATTTCTTTTTCAGAAAAAATGATTTCTACTGTAGTTTTTCTATTTTATTTTATTCTATTTTATTATTTCTTTACACCAGTAATTCATACTTTTGAAATTCAACAATTATGTTTTATAATAAGGATTTTACCCGGTCT is a window of Bacteroidales bacterium DNA encoding:
- a CDS encoding PKD domain-containing protein, which produces MQKRFLQTCVACFLFLLATIVYAQPSRQGLPASLNLSLPDIKPTVVSTDKIDWKTVKAEDQLALSQNLPLRAGFSLPVVKSIDNDGEWTQLPDGRMLWRLKLEAPSAVSLGVVFDMFLLPEGAELYLYNEDKSFIIGAFTSENNNPNNVFSTHLIPGSSITIEYIEKADFSGAIKNNQIPITLGKEKIQSTKHPEQNKKDVKFSPKGVLRVGELIYVYNDKVNTRAKDLGEAGSCQVNINCIPEGDNWQEEKRGVARIFFREGTTWYYCSGTLVNNTLEDGTPYFLTAYHCGATASAADHNVWQFYFNYERPGCANTGTPPNNMITGCVKRAEGSISGGTDMQLVELNSTPNLAWNPYYNGWDKSGNTTTGGVSIHHPSGDAKKISTFTGTTYSTTWSGGATNGHWRFPSWAATPNGQGVTEGGSSGSPLFNNAGRVIGTLTGGSSDCSNPSGDVYGKFSVHWQSAVNGTGNAYELKHWLDPAGTNPTTLDGMDPNAVSAPPVADFTATPINVAAGQAVQFNDRSTNLPQEWSWTFANGFPSSSTQRNPTCVWANPGTYTVSLTAKNKYGQDTETKTAYITVTGYTPPTSPKTIGGGTSTAANFPYGSAFLYKSVRSASIYTGDEIGGSGIIKQIAYYPTSSKSDSRKIKIYMKEVDYSTFSTAETVDAITANATLVLDGTFKPTPGGTWFTHTLQTPFEYNSAKNLLVVVVVDATSTGSSNCRYTAKTGAHQQWAGNTAPTGNGTINANRPNIRITIDPYVAPVANFGVEAYMFFEGFEGGVIPAGWTTNDVDGDGYNWFVDTSGASKTHSGKGAIVSASWLKDVGALTPNNWLITPAIDLSNTSDSYDLKYYVIGQDPSYSQEHYGVYVSTTGTNPANFTLLFEETLPSGMQEYEARKISLNAYKGNSTVYIAFRHFNSSDVFRINLDDVGVLSKLLQPTQVDVYEGEKLSLFDLSTNNPTLWKWSNPSGIPTESYVQNPDVQYNVQGVYDVSLTAANPAGSSSKTKTNYVNVIGRAPIADFYGQGNLRNIDLRPFIPIGGTVAYEEMSSRVPTAWNWAFTGGSPSTFSGKIPVDITYSSPGKYAASLTATNAHGTDTYTIPDFVVVGGKDTCTNLYPGDRLTAWGLTNGLIPGHAASGTTKFFQYAEYYDNQYAGKISGIQFYCYKAKGTGKNVTWYIWDGSTGSPGTVLWDSVITITSFTEEAWNFISMADVAVSGPFFIGYSLNYDATHNYDNHQFCTVGAKRDIDYSTAFISLGTTSPGTWVSTLDILDLSTSWVIHPEFTYDFTGTIVTATATPGCESGSVTLTSTKSTNQTYYLITGTGTPVANWTGTTNSHTFTGLASGDYKGYVVESGVTSLTSNLATLTNDTKVNVSVSISASPSTAICEGTSVTFTATPTNGGTSPTYKWYEGGVLSGETTNTFTTSTLTNGEGVYCVLTSDLSCVVSSTATSNTINTTVNPNKPVSVSIAANSGTTICAGTSVTFTATPTNGGSNPTYQWKVNGGNVGSNSATYTSSTLSNNDNVTCVLTSNATCATGSPATSNSLKMTVNPNLPVSVIISADPGTTICAGESVKFTANPTNGGSSPTYQWYVNGVSVGTGATYTTTSLANGNKVTCVLTSNATCATGSPATSNELTMTVNPKQTVSVSISANPSTAICEGTSVTFTANPTNGGTSPTYKWYEGGVLSSETTNEFTTTTLTNGEGVYCVLTSDLSCVVSSTATSNTINTTVNPNKPVS